One part of the Treponema peruense genome encodes these proteins:
- a CDS encoding ADP-ribosylglycohydrolase family protein, giving the protein MYGAILGDIIGQPYEFDRGNKTKDFPLFAKVPHWTDDSVMTIAICDGILKAGLDADEQTMKTAMITSCQLWGHKYPHAGYGGRFFLWLAKESTKPYGSYGNGSAMRVASVGWLFETLERTREVARWSAEITHNHPEGVKGAESVAAVIWMARNGKSKDEIKEYVILEFGYDLSRTCDEIRPEYFHQESCQKTVPEAMTAFFEGKDLEDVIRTAVSLGGDCDTLTDIATAMGEAFYGMNDDLRRAVMQYTTEDMHRVLMEFDNVKIKRVQDKGKVAVWA; this is encoded by the coding sequence ATGTACGGAGCAATTTTAGGAGATATAATTGGTCAGCCTTACGAGTTTGACCGTGGAAACAAGACAAAGGATTTTCCGCTTTTTGCGAAGGTGCCGCATTGGACTGATGACAGCGTAATGACAATTGCAATCTGCGACGGAATTTTGAAAGCAGGATTGGACGCAGATGAGCAGACTATGAAAACTGCGATGATAACTTCCTGCCAGCTTTGGGGACACAAATATCCGCATGCCGGTTACGGCGGAAGATTCTTCCTGTGGCTTGCAAAAGAAAGCACAAAGCCCTACGGCTCATACGGAAACGGCTCTGCAATGCGGGTGGCAAGTGTCGGATGGCTTTTTGAAACTTTGGAAAGAACAAGAGAAGTTGCAAGATGGTCTGCAGAGATTACTCACAATCACCCGGAAGGAGTGAAGGGTGCTGAATCTGTTGCAGCAGTAATCTGGATGGCAAGAAACGGTAAATCAAAAGATGAAATCAAAGAATACGTTATACTCGAGTTCGGATATGACCTTAGCCGTACCTGTGATGAAATCCGCCCTGAATATTTTCATCAGGAATCCTGCCAGAAGACTGTGCCCGAAGCAATGACTGCATTTTTTGAAGGAAAAGACTTGGAAGATGTAATCAGAACGGCAGTTTCATTGGGCGGAGACTGCGACACTTTGACCGATATTGCCACTGCCATGGGAGAAGCATTTTACGGAATGAACGATGATCTGCGCCGGGCTGTAATGCAGTATACTACGGAAGATATGCACAGGGTTTTGATGGAATTTGACAATGTGAAGATTAAGCGGGTTCAGGACAAGGGGAAGGTCGCTGTTTGGGCGTAG
- a CDS encoding MATE family efflux transporter codes for MNTKTENSGVDMLNGPLLKKILLFALPLAASSVLQQFFNSADVAVVGHFAGSEALAAVGSNTPIINLLINIFVGMSVGANVVIGMFLGQKKEEQVSRAVHTVMLLSVVTGIALIFIGWFLTAPLLELIKTPENVIGLASVYLRIYFMGMPFFMFYNFGAAVLRSRGDTNRPLLCLIVSGVVNVLLNLFFVIVLGMGVAGVGIATLIANAVSASMIACFLLGERSSLRLYPSKLSFNVPILLRVIKIGVPAGIQGMIFSFSNVCIQSAINSFGPDAMAGSAAAQNFEFFSYFVINSFNQAAVTFISQNFGAGKMDRCSKVYRLCMISSFVMTGIMSSSFVLGRNIFLRFYTSDERVLVYGAMRLVFIESFGAIPCSYEISASALRGMGYSMLPAVLTMIGSCLLRIVWLLTVFKIFPDFRVLMAVYPFSWLVTGIMLIAAYIIIRKKLVCVQTQKK; via the coding sequence GTGAATACCAAAACTGAAAATTCTGGCGTTGACATGCTCAACGGACCTTTGTTAAAAAAAATATTGCTTTTTGCACTTCCTCTTGCAGCCAGCAGCGTTTTACAGCAGTTTTTCAATTCTGCAGATGTTGCTGTTGTAGGACATTTTGCCGGAAGTGAAGCCCTTGCCGCAGTTGGAAGCAATACTCCGATAATAAATCTTCTTATCAATATCTTTGTCGGAATGTCTGTAGGTGCAAACGTTGTAATAGGAATGTTCCTGGGACAAAAAAAGGAAGAACAGGTTTCACGCGCGGTGCATACGGTAATGCTGCTTTCTGTTGTAACCGGAATAGCACTTATTTTTATAGGATGGTTTTTGACGGCCCCTCTCCTTGAACTGATTAAAACTCCTGAAAATGTCATAGGTCTTGCTTCGGTTTATCTGAGAATTTATTTTATGGGAATGCCGTTTTTTATGTTCTACAATTTTGGCGCGGCTGTTCTTAGAAGCAGGGGTGATACAAACAGACCACTTTTGTGCCTGATTGTATCCGGTGTTGTCAATGTACTTCTCAATCTGTTTTTTGTAATTGTACTTGGAATGGGTGTTGCAGGAGTTGGAATTGCAACCCTTATTGCAAATGCTGTAAGTGCGTCTATGATAGCCTGTTTTCTTCTGGGTGAGCGCAGTTCATTAAGGCTTTATCCTTCAAAACTGTCATTTAATGTTCCTATACTTTTGCGCGTAATAAAAATAGGTGTTCCTGCCGGAATCCAGGGAATGATTTTTTCTTTTTCAAACGTCTGCATTCAGTCAGCGATAAACAGTTTCGGGCCTGATGCCATGGCCGGTTCAGCAGCTGCACAGAATTTTGAATTTTTCTCTTACTTTGTAATCAATTCATTTAATCAGGCGGCGGTTACATTTATAAGCCAGAATTTTGGTGCAGGAAAAATGGACCGCTGTTCAAAAGTGTACAGACTCTGCATGATTTCGTCTTTTGTCATGACAGGAATTATGAGTTCATCTTTTGTTCTGGGAAGAAATATTTTTTTGCGTTTTTATACATCAGACGAAAGAGTTCTTGTTTACGGTGCAATGAGGCTTGTTTTCATAGAATCGTTCGGTGCAATTCCGTGTTCGTATGAAATAAGTGCTTCTGCCCTGCGCGGAATGGGTTATTCAATGCTACCGGCTGTGCTTACGATGATAGGTTCGTGTCTTTTGAGAATTGTATGGTTGCTTACGGTATTCAAAATTTTTCCTGACTTCAGGGTTCTTATGGCAGTATACCCGTTCTCATGGCTTGTTACCGGAATTATGCTTATTGCCGCTTATATCATTATAAGAAAAAAACTGGTTTGCGTTCAGACCCAGAAAAAATGA
- a CDS encoding macro domain-containing protein has protein sequence MSFKIERNDITKVSADAIVNTANPMPTVGAGTDTAIYKAAGYEELIEERRKIGVIPRGESRVTPSFKLEKNGVKFIIHTIGVFWQGGSKGETDILRSCYKTSLKTAVDLGCKSIAIPFLATGSYCFPKELALQIAVEEISKFLLENEIDVKLIVYDRKSFKISEKLFSDVEDYLQKNLTDEDESDFLSDALKSCKIDSSEDFEEERERIGRKKQAQRIKKRESSPIIGAALTSAEIPVIHNLESACEATIAPVDVDAFIQKGQTKNFQDTLQSLIAERNLPNADIWKKADMDRKFFSKIISTKDYVPKKKPVMALGLALELPLEDFERFLAAAGYAFMPSDRFDLIIKYCVMNKIYNIVKVDMILDDHGQECFGKY, from the coding sequence ATGTCTTTTAAGATAGAACGTAATGATATTACAAAAGTCTCGGCAGATGCAATTGTAAATACAGCAAACCCAATGCCCACTGTGGGAGCGGGAACAGATACTGCAATTTATAAAGCAGCGGGCTATGAAGAACTGATTGAAGAAAGGCGCAAAATCGGTGTAATTCCGAGGGGAGAATCCAGGGTAACTCCTTCATTCAAACTTGAGAAGAACGGCGTAAAGTTCATAATCCACACTATTGGAGTTTTCTGGCAGGGTGGCAGTAAGGGTGAAACTGATATTCTGCGTTCCTGCTACAAAACTTCGCTTAAAACTGCTGTGGACCTGGGCTGTAAAAGCATTGCGATTCCTTTTCTTGCCACAGGTTCATACTGCTTTCCTAAAGAACTTGCCCTTCAGATTGCTGTAGAAGAAATCAGCAAATTCCTTCTTGAAAATGAAATTGATGTAAAACTCATTGTTTATGACAGAAAATCGTTCAAGATTTCTGAAAAGCTTTTTTCTGATGTTGAAGACTATCTGCAGAAAAATCTGACTGATGAAGACGAATCAGATTTTTTAAGTGACGCTCTTAAAAGTTGTAAAATTGATAGTAGTGAGGATTTTGAAGAAGAAAGAGAACGGATTGGCAGAAAAAAACAGGCTCAAAGAATAAAGAAAAGAGAATCATCTCCAATAATTGGTGCAGCACTTACTTCTGCAGAAATCCCGGTAATTCATAACTTGGAATCTGCGTGTGAAGCGACCATAGCACCGGTTGACGTGGACGCATTTATTCAGAAAGGTCAGACAAAAAACTTTCAGGACACTTTGCAGTCTCTCATTGCGGAGCGGAACCTTCCGAATGCGGATATCTGGAAAAAGGCTGACATGGACCGTAAATTCTTTTCTAAAATTATCAGCACAAAAGATTATGTACCAAAGAAAAAGCCGGTTATGGCTCTGGGGCTTGCGCTGGAACTTCCGCTTGAGGATTTTGAACGTTTTCTTGCAGCGGCAGGTTACGCTTTTATGCCGTCTGACAGGTTTGACCTTATCATTAAATACTGCGTTATGAACAAAATTTACAATATTGTTAAAGTCGATATGATTCTTGATGACCACGGCCAGGAGTGCTTCGGAAAATATTAG
- a CDS encoding IS3 family transposase — protein sequence MSRSRYYYEPGPGHDEKDFNLLVKIKEVQIEHPYYGYRRIWREINKNGGDTTETTVRRVMRRFGITAVFPGKNLSKACKYHKKYPYLLKNKVIRYPNQVWSTDITYIKLPTGNVYLMAIIDWFSRKVLSWRVFNTMDAMQYANLLRETIEEYGCPAIFNTDQGSQFTSDVFIKVLVDYDIQISMDGKDRALDNIRIERLWRSLKYEDIYLKRYETMKDLKAGINAYFNFYNTARFHQSLDYNVPDEMYKCFQYNELERKRAA from the coding sequence ATTTCACGGAGCCGGTATTATTACGAACCGGGTCCAGGGCATGATGAAAAAGATTTCAATCTGCTTGTGAAAATCAAGGAAGTCCAGATTGAGCATCCGTATTACGGCTACCGCAGAATCTGGAGAGAGATAAACAAAAACGGCGGAGACACTACAGAAACAACTGTACGCCGTGTAATGCGAAGATTCGGGATTACGGCGGTATTTCCGGGCAAGAATCTTTCCAAGGCCTGTAAATATCACAAGAAGTATCCGTATCTTCTGAAAAACAAGGTAATCAGATATCCGAATCAGGTATGGTCAACGGATATCACTTACATAAAGCTGCCGACAGGGAATGTTTACCTGATGGCAATAATCGACTGGTTCTCGAGGAAGGTCTTGAGCTGGCGCGTATTCAACACGATGGATGCGATGCAGTATGCAAATCTTCTGAGGGAAACAATCGAAGAATACGGCTGTCCTGCAATCTTCAACACAGACCAGGGAAGCCAGTTTACATCTGATGTTTTTATCAAAGTTCTTGTCGATTACGACATCCAGATCAGCATGGACGGAAAAGACCGGGCTTTGGACAACATCAGAATTGAGCGTCTTTGGAGAAGCCTCAAGTACGAGGACATCTACCTTAAACGCTATGAGACAATGAAAGACTTGAAGGCCGGCATAAATGCCTACTTCAACTTCTACAACACAGCGAGGTTTCATCAGTCTCTGGATTACAACGTGCCTGATGAAATGTATAAATGCTTCCAGTACAATGAACTGGAAAGAAAACGGGCTGCATAA
- a CDS encoding TetR/AcrR family transcriptional regulator, protein MEKEPEEIGMREIAKKCGVSATAIYHYYRDKDCLFQSISLDCLNQINSVIEAAAEKAASSKEKVLAAIRAFRNWSLKNPRVASLVMEKIKSAVNLPPEETEKFYVCNRTGEKLLELCIAEGVARSENPRLDVGVLVFGLWGCLQSVISRKSEVEYWENSEPFTERFISMWVENIFVN, encoded by the coding sequence ATGGAAAAAGAACCTGAGGAAATCGGAATGAGGGAAATTGCCAAAAAGTGCGGCGTTTCAGCCACGGCAATTTATCATTATTATAGGGACAAGGACTGCCTTTTTCAGTCGATTTCGCTGGACTGTCTGAACCAGATAAATTCGGTTATTGAAGCCGCCGCGGAAAAAGCCGCTTCTTCAAAGGAAAAGGTTCTTGCCGCAATCAGGGCGTTTCGCAACTGGAGTCTTAAAAATCCGCGGGTTGCCTCTCTTGTGATGGAAAAAATAAAATCCGCGGTGAATCTTCCGCCGGAAGAAACTGAAAAATTTTATGTCTGCAACCGCACTGGAGAAAAACTTCTTGAGCTTTGTATTGCAGAAGGAGTGGCGCGTTCTGAAAATCCCCGGCTGGATGTCGGTGTTCTTGTATTCGGACTTTGGGGCTGTCTTCAGTCCGTGATTTCGCGCAAGTCGGAGGTTGAATACTGGGAAAATTCCGAGCCGTTTACAGAACGTTTTATCAGTATGTGGGTGGAAAATATTTTTGTAAATTAG
- a CDS encoding acyl-[acyl-carrier-protein] thioesterase produces MENNLNYKQWHDKETGSFHARTNVYFSQCDKNKQLSLNELLRITSDIAVEDYRQQGMSREVLLQNGYAILVSRCSFRIHSMPRENDRIEIITREERPEPLQLMRAYEILDENGTSLVSGSSSWLVVDLSTRRILPTKKFTMRNPTEFTGEHDCLPVSKIIVPENIEQIDERTIRRSDIDANGHTNNSRYGAFISDALGDILDKTQISDFRINYSKEAMLGEKLNIYSSYDEASKKILLVGKTDSATSFESEIFLK; encoded by the coding sequence ATGGAAAATAATTTAAACTATAAACAGTGGCATGATAAAGAAACCGGATCCTTTCATGCCAGAACAAATGTATACTTCAGCCAGTGCGATAAAAACAAGCAGCTCAGTCTTAACGAACTTCTGCGCATTACTTCAGACATTGCGGTCGAAGACTACAGGCAGCAGGGAATGTCGCGCGAAGTTCTTTTGCAGAACGGATACGCAATTCTGGTTTCGAGATGTTCATTCAGAATACATTCAATGCCCCGAGAAAATGACAGAATAGAAATTATTACCCGTGAAGAAAGACCGGAACCGCTTCAACTTATGAGGGCATATGAAATTCTGGACGAAAACGGAACTTCCCTTGTAAGCGGCTCCAGTTCATGGCTTGTAGTTGATCTTTCCACAAGAAGAATTCTTCCTACAAAAAAGTTTACCATGAGGAATCCGACAGAATTTACAGGAGAACATGACTGCCTTCCCGTGTCAAAAATAATTGTTCCCGAAAACATTGAACAGATTGACGAGCGCACAATCCGCCGTTCTGACATAGACGCAAACGGTCATACAAACAATTCAAGATACGGGGCTTTTATTTCTGACGCGCTTGGAGACATTCTGGACAAGACTCAGATTTCTGATTTCAGGATTAATTATTCAAAAGAAGCCATGCTCGGTGAAAAGCTGAATATTTATTCTTCTTACGACGAAGCATCAAAGAAAATTCTTCTTGTCGGAAAAACCGATTCTGCAACTTCTTTCGAAAGCGAAATTTTTTTGAAATAA
- a CDS encoding ankyrin repeat domain-containing protein: MNFKNAIKWPSFKKSDLQKLELFCKIHQKTDTENIIQDAASFIDENVNIQNLKDIAEKALYFDNLLNENCRENLISFQNTMNELRNELPHSFSFWENWFCAKDYVYKYLDSGNLEHLENAVKWYGLAFENGKYFMGKSSGQFIHEAIIVSVYLDMKKNPTKARTRLQKTSDNNTDTKTPLDKTTKNFYDFGLAFDLLLNDMNDAYNLYYHCFQNFWNCFSPESECAKIIKNKDLFKASNIETTDTPENEKVLKSRETLLKITDAKINNILPTTHNVAYTPISNAIIQGYFDIVELYLDKSKYPSLNLNIPNTNNCYPIHEIVSQYLRGNNQEKIKPLILQILEITDKKVLFTRTNRQKISPLQTVIQSLDLDLNKRFLDKMFSTEKIPDDFIISADEVSPIYFALMIKYLFNNPFEYAEKRNIKEISHDSDISFIMETSKNLENEIPKEIRDKRKEETNEIVDLYIERTSNVDGFISYSMRDPIANNQGCTALLYACEWDDVEICKSLVFAGADLRKEIGKTSELTLPNGNMLFLPNNFIHRTIYFKAWNCLEWYLKDNKNIAAEYMHKKEENMT, encoded by the coding sequence TTGAATTTCAAAAATGCAATAAAATGGCCGTCATTTAAAAAGTCAGATTTGCAAAAACTTGAGTTATTCTGCAAAATTCATCAGAAGACTGACACAGAAAATATTATTCAAGACGCAGCAAGTTTTATCGATGAAAATGTAAATATCCAAAATCTTAAAGACATTGCAGAAAAGGCTTTGTATTTTGATAACCTGCTGAATGAAAACTGCCGCGAAAACTTAATTTCTTTTCAAAACACCATGAATGAACTTAGAAATGAACTGCCACATTCTTTTTCCTTTTGGGAAAACTGGTTCTGCGCAAAGGATTATGTATACAAATATTTGGATTCCGGGAATCTTGAACATCTGGAAAATGCTGTTAAATGGTATGGGCTGGCTTTTGAAAACGGCAAATATTTTATGGGAAAAAGTTCCGGGCAGTTTATACATGAAGCAATAATTGTTTCTGTTTATCTTGACATGAAGAAAAATCCTACAAAAGCCCGAACAAGGCTGCAAAAAACTTCCGACAACAATACAGACACAAAAACTCCTTTAGACAAGACAACAAAAAACTTTTACGATTTTGGCTTGGCGTTCGACCTTCTGCTAAATGACATGAACGATGCTTACAATTTATATTACCACTGCTTTCAAAATTTTTGGAACTGCTTTTCTCCAGAAAGTGAATGTGCGAAGATTATTAAAAATAAAGACTTATTCAAGGCTTCTAACATTGAAACAACAGACACGCCAGAAAATGAGAAAGTCTTAAAATCAAGAGAAACTCTGCTAAAAATCACAGATGCAAAAATAAACAACATTCTTCCAACAACTCACAATGTTGCATACACGCCAATTTCAAATGCAATAATTCAAGGCTATTTTGACATTGTTGAATTGTATTTGGATAAATCAAAATATCCTTCATTAAACTTAAACATTCCAAACACAAACAACTGCTACCCGATTCATGAAATTGTAAGTCAATATTTAAGAGGAAACAATCAAGAAAAAATAAAGCCGCTTATCTTACAAATTCTTGAAATAACCGATAAGAAAGTTTTATTCACGCGGACAAACAGACAAAAAATATCGCCACTGCAAACCGTAATTCAATCTTTGGATTTAGACCTTAACAAGCGTTTTTTAGATAAAATGTTTAGCACAGAAAAAATTCCAGACGACTTTATAATATCAGCAGATGAAGTTTCTCCGATATATTTTGCACTTATGATAAAATATCTTTTCAACAATCCGTTTGAATATGCAGAAAAAAGAAATATAAAAGAAATTTCTCACGACTCTGATATTTCATTCATTATGGAAACTTCAAAAAATCTGGAAAATGAAATTCCAAAGGAAATCCGAGACAAACGCAAAGAAGAAACAAACGAAATTGTTGATTTATATATAGAAAGAACTTCAAATGTTGACGGATTTATCAGCTACAGTATGCGCGACCCGATTGCAAATAATCAAGGCTGCACCGCATTGCTCTACGCTTGTGAATGGGATGATGTTGAAATCTGCAAATCACTAGTTTTCGCAGGAGCAGATTTACGCAAAGAAATCGGGAAAACTTCCGAACTTACGTTGCCAAATGGAAATATGCTATTTCTTCCCAATAATTTTATACACCGGACAATTTATTTTAAAGCATGGAACTGCTTGGAATGGTATCTAAAAGACAATAAAAATATCGCTGCTGAATATATGCACAAAAAAGAAGAAAATATGACTTAG
- a CDS encoding transposase: protein MVKKRQSFSKDFKAKVTLEALREESTIQEIAVKYGVHPNQISQWKAQAIAGMADIFERPNKKSEETRKQEEEKDSLLKTIGEQKVEIDFLKKKYKQIYGYDPIL, encoded by the coding sequence ATGGTAAAGAAACGACAGTCATTCAGCAAGGATTTCAAGGCAAAAGTTACACTTGAAGCATTACGAGAAGAATCTACGATTCAGGAAATTGCAGTAAAGTACGGCGTCCATCCGAATCAGATTTCCCAATGGAAAGCGCAGGCGATTGCCGGAATGGCTGACATTTTTGAACGGCCGAACAAGAAGTCAGAAGAAACGAGAAAGCAGGAAGAGGAAAAAGACAGTCTTCTGAAAACAATCGGTGAACAGAAAGTCGAAATTGATTTTCTAAAAAAAAAGTACAAGCAGATATACGGCTACGATCCAATCTTGTAG
- a CDS encoding YczE/YyaS/YitT family protein: protein MKLNFNNFFVPHFKKKLAIMLSAIILMGIFLSFLIEIGWGSDPFSYMNLNIASLLGWTLGNWQLLLNAILLVITAVFAWNLIGFGTIANMVLIGYTADFCCFIWNKTSLHEFIQSSGTAVHVLVFIPAIAGFVVVASIYMNAQMGLSPFDAVAKILSLKIKKVPFFAVRMCYDLTTVAIGFAAAMISGTGFQPALIGSIVMSLSLGPAITAVGKFMNAHILNFED, encoded by the coding sequence ATGAAACTGAATTTCAACAATTTTTTTGTTCCTCACTTCAAGAAAAAGCTTGCAATAATGCTTTCTGCAATTATTCTTATGGGAATTTTCCTTTCATTTCTTATTGAAATTGGATGGGGGTCTGATCCGTTCAGCTACATGAATCTGAACATAGCCTCACTTCTAGGCTGGACGCTGGGAAACTGGCAACTTCTTCTTAACGCAATTCTTCTGGTTATAACGGCGGTTTTTGCATGGAATCTGATAGGGTTCGGAACTATAGCAAACATGGTTCTGATAGGATACACGGCAGATTTCTGCTGCTTTATATGGAATAAAACAAGTCTTCACGAATTTATACAGTCATCAGGAACAGCAGTTCACGTACTTGTTTTTATTCCGGCAATTGCAGGATTTGTTGTAGTTGCTTCCATTTACATGAATGCTCAGATGGGGCTTTCTCCCTTTGACGCAGTTGCAAAAATTCTGAGTCTTAAAATAAAAAAAGTTCCGTTTTTTGCCGTAAGAATGTGCTATGATCTGACCACAGTTGCAATAGGTTTTGCAGCAGCCATGATTTCAGGTACAGGTTTCCAACCTGCTCTCATCGGTTCAATAGTTATGTCACTTTCCCTGGGCCCGGCAATAACTGCAGTCGGAAAATTTATGAATGCCCATATTCTGAATTTCGAAGACTGA
- a CDS encoding phospholipase D-like domain-containing protein translates to MIARDFSLKTIGNENLSNFDVYTVKDSIFEGEGIISEDSNSEEIKQNQDIHAKMYLMDYKKDSLLYFGSANATHNGFFKNVEALV, encoded by the coding sequence TTGATAGCAAGAGATTTCTCATTAAAAACTATCGGGAATGAAAATCTCAGCAACTTTGATGTATATACGGTAAAGGACAGCATTTTTGAAGGTGAAGGAATTATTTCGGAAGATTCCAATTCAGAAGAAATAAAGCAGAATCAGGATATACATGCAAAAATGTATCTCATGGATTATAAAAAAGATTCTCTCTTATATTTTGGCTCAGCAAATGCTACACATAATGGGTTTTTCAAGAATGTAGAAGCTTTAGTCTGA
- a CDS encoding DUF72 domain-containing protein: MEPLQKKGVLSSVLFQLPQSFHYTRDNRFYLAALLKEFDGFPTVVEFRHAEWIKDSGNVPQVVYQY; the protein is encoded by the coding sequence GTGGAACCTTTGCAGAAAAAAGGCGTTTTGAGTTCCGTGCTTTTCCAGCTTCCCCAGAGTTTTCATTACACCCGAGACAACCGCTTTTACCTTGCGGCTCTCCTAAAAGAGTTTGACGGATTTCCGACAGTAGTTGAGTTCCGTCATGCTGAATGGATTAAAGACTCAGGAAATGTTCCGCAAGTGGTTTACCAATATTGA
- a CDS encoding vWA domain-containing protein has translation MKQGLTEIVFILDKSGSMGGLEKDTIGGYNAFLEKQRKIEGEAFVSTVLFSDRDEVLHDRVPLSEIKNLTEEDYSVGGCTALLDAIGGAVHHIGNVHKYAREEDRPEKTIFVITTDGEENSSSEYSYDRIKQMISRQTQKYGWEFIFLGANMDAIGEAGKLGIRAENAARYINDGAGTVTNFECVSLAVGEVRCGRKVSKAWKEGIETYEKEHR, from the coding sequence ATGAAACAGGGATTAACAGAAATCGTATTTATTCTGGACAAAAGCGGTTCAATGGGCGGACTTGAAAAAGACACTATCGGCGGGTACAACGCATTTTTGGAAAAGCAGCGGAAGATTGAAGGCGAGGCTTTTGTTTCTACAGTTTTATTCAGCGACAGGGACGAAGTTCTTCATGACAGGGTTCCGCTTAGCGAAATCAAAAATCTGACTGAAGAAGATTACAGTGTAGGCGGCTGCACGGCACTTTTGGATGCCATTGGTGGTGCTGTTCATCACATCGGGAATGTTCACAAATATGCGCGTGAAGAAGACAGACCTGAAAAGACAATCTTTGTAATTACAACCGACGGCGAAGAAAATTCAAGTTCTGAATATTCTTACGATAGAATCAAACAGATGATAAGCCGTCAGACTCAAAAATACGGCTGGGAGTTCATCTTCCTCGGAGCAAATATGGATGCCATAGGGGAAGCAGGAAAGCTTGGAATCAGGGCTGAAAATGCTGCCCGTTACATTAACGACGGAGCCGGGACTGTTACAAACTTTGAGTGCGTCAGCCTGGCTGTTGGAGAAGTCAGGTGCGGTAGGAAAGTGAGCAAGGCCTGGAAAGAAGGAATTGAAACTTACGAGAAAGAGCATAGATAG
- a CDS encoding A1S_2505 family phage non-structural protein, with translation MTNRVTNPRITKLEKNEIFVFGSNLAGQHAGGAAAAAMERFGAVWGQGVGLQGQSYAIPTMQGGVETIKPYVDDFVKFASAHTEYDFLVTRIGCGIAGFTDEEIAPLFEGCKALENVALPEEWWGILGVQ, from the coding sequence ATGACAAACAGAGTAACAAATCCAAGAATTACAAAACTTGAAAAGAACGAAATCTTTGTGTTCGGTTCAAATCTTGCCGGACAACACGCGGGCGGCGCTGCGGCTGCTGCTATGGAAAGGTTCGGCGCTGTCTGGGGGCAGGGAGTAGGCCTTCAGGGGCAGTCGTATGCAATTCCCACAATGCAGGGCGGGGTAGAAACAATCAAGCCTTATGTTGATGACTTTGTAAAGTTTGCTTCTGCCCACACTGAATATGATTTTCTTGTAACAAGAATCGGCTGCGGGATTGCGGGTTTTACTGATGAAGAAATTGCGCCGTTGTTTGAAGGGTGCAAGGCTTTGGAAAATGTTGCGCTGCCGGAGGAATGGTGGGGAATACTGGGCGTTCAATAA